The following coding sequences are from one Musa acuminata AAA Group cultivar baxijiao chromosome BXJ1-6, Cavendish_Baxijiao_AAA, whole genome shotgun sequence window:
- the LOC103986685 gene encoding NAC domain-containing protein 92: MEGRVEEEEQQLPPGFRFHPTDEELITHYLTHKITEADFDARAIAEVDLTKSEPWDLPEKAKLGEKEWYFFSLRDRKYPSGVRTNRATNAGYWKTTGKDKEIFDSSTSELVGMKKTLVFYKGRAPRGEKTNWIMHEYRLHSELASKYIKDEWVVCRVFMKSSSSGKKYPPSQPRANPYYVELGPVSTPSLIQNELMELSRFARDSHGPTSPIQPQLSYHGGGGGFTLAGMKLNLGALPPPPAPAAMPVSLFQPLGVAEPPPSSAIANGFMGAMDGGFGSDVGYHSMDSATEHEVFWLPY; encoded by the exons ATGGAAGGAAGAgttgaggaggaggagcagcagttGCCGCCTGGGTTTAGGTTCCATCCCACCGACGAAGAGCTGATCACCCACTACCTCACCCACAAGATCACTGAGGCGGACTTCGATGCGAGAGCAATCGCGGAGGTCGACCTCACCAAGTCCGAGCCATGGGATCTCCCTG AGAAAGCGAAGCTGGGGGAAAAGGAATGGTACTTCTTCAGCTTGCGGGACCGCAAGTACCCGAGCGGGGTCAGAACCAACCGAGCCACCAACGCCGGCTACTGGAAGACGACAGGGAAAGACAAGGAGATCTTCGACAGCAGCACCTCAGAGCTGGTGGGGATGAAGAAGACGTTGGTGTTCTACAAAGGGAGAGCTCCGAGAGGGGAGAAGACCAACTGGATCATGCACGAATACCGTCTCCACTCCGAGCTTGCCTCGAAATACATCAAG GATGAGTGGGTCGTCTGCCGTGTGTTCATGAAGAGTAGTTCTTCCGGGAAGAAGTACCCGCCGAGCCAGCCGCGAGCCAACCCTTATTATGTCGAGTTGGGGCCTGTCTCGACGCCTTCTCTCATCCAGAATGAGCTGATGGAGTTGTCGAGGTTCGCCAGAGACAGCCATGGCCCGACCTCACCGATCCAACCACAGCTCAGCTaccatggaggaggaggaggcttcaCCCTCGCAGGTATGAAGCTGAATCTGGGCGCCCTGCCACCGCCGCCGGCACCGGCAGCGATGCCAGTTTCTCTATTCCAGCCACTGGGGGTGGCTGAGCCGCCGCCTTCGTCGGCCATTGCCAACGGTTTCATGGGAGCCATGGATGGCGGATTTGGCTCTGATGTCGGGTACCATAGTATGGACTCTGCCACGGAGCACGAAGTTTTCTGGCTTCCTTACTGA
- the LOC135675655 gene encoding protein CHLOROPLAST IMPORT APPARATUS 2-like, whose product MSSCLGGGGGRAYGFDLDIVKPSSPSSGRSSDSSSPSSTLSESSNTISIKRARTPRKRPNQTYNEAAALLSTIYPNIFSTKSLKKLSKNPRTFASFPESSDLLPPFPVLGDAGFLIDKIQPEKPAAVRVELKLKVPFEKECTSPVSNVSWEPNSPNPFDDDDDFDAESILDQEVEAGIDSIMGNLNTNTPTDDDTSEGSNHSNSGINPLLRSLIGCKMGGKFELGLGFRLRRNLQRALRNSDEGYWWRSPTVPVRDITPDINPSTATATVTPPALEKKKKKKVDKEEVDGTKNSASATPNPPQEKLKASLGLKLSHEEVINAWSDSGSIFSDGPDSPNSSADALASLADIDLFLDAAGVGGVREASVLRYKEKRRSRLFSKMIRYQVRKTNADRRPRMKGRFVRRPSLLQQAIEEERQ is encoded by the exons ATGTCGTCGTGcctcggcggcggcggtggccggGCCTACGGCTTCGACCTCGACATCGTCAAGCCATCGTCTCCGTCGTCGGGCCGCTCGTCGGACTCTTCCTCGCCTTCTTCCACCCTCTCCGAATCGAGCAACACAATCTCCATCAAGAGGGCGAGAACTCCGCGGAAGAGACCCAATCAGACCTACAATGAGGCCGCCGCGCTCCTCTCCACCATCTACCCCAACATCTTCTCCACCAAGAGCCTAAAGAAGCTGTCCAAGAACCCTCGAACTTTTGCCTCCTTCCCTGAATCCTCCGACCTCCTGCCGCCCTTCCCGGTCCTCGGCGACGCCGGCTTCCTAATCGACAAGATTCAGCCCGAGAAACCCGCCGCCGTACGCGTCGAGCTCAAGCTTAAGGTTCCGTTCGAGAAGGAGTGCACGAGCCCAGTGAGCAACGTCTCCTGGGAGCCTAACTCCCCGAACCCCTTCGACGATGATGACGACTTCGACGCGGAGTCCATTCTCGATCAGGAGGTCGAAGCGGGCATCGACAGCATAATGGGCAACCTCAACACGAACACTCCCACCGACGACGACACAAGTGAGGGATCGAATCACTCCAATTCCGGCATCAATCCTTTGCTTCGGAGTCTCATCGGATGCAAAATGGGCGGCAAGTTCGAGCTCGGCCTCGGGTTCAGGCTCAGAAGAAACTTGCAGCGAGCGCTGAGGAACAGCGATGAGGGCTACTGGTGGAGGTCTCCAACAGTACCAGTTCGAGACATCACTCCAGATATCAACCCGTCGACGGCGACGGCCACGGTGACGCCGCCGgctttggagaagaagaagaagaagaaggtggacAAGGAGGAAGTGGATGGCACGAAGAATTCCGCAAGCGCTACTCCCAACCCACCGCAGGAAAAGCTGAAGGCTTCTCTGGGGCTCAAACTGAGCCACGAGGAGGTCATCAATGCATGGTCTGACAGCGGCTCCATCTTCTCAGACGGCCCTGACTCGCCGAATTCATCCGCCGACGCTCTC GCCAGTTTGGCTGACATCGATCTCTTTCTTGACGCGGCGGGCGTCGGCGGAGTCAGGGAGGCGAGCGTTCTGAGGTACAAGGAGAAGCGGAGGAGCCGACTGTTCTCGAAAATGATCCGGTACCAAGTGCGGAAAACGAACGCCGACCGGCGGCCCAGGATGAAG GGTCGCTTTGTGAGGAGGCCATCCCTTCTCCAGCAAGCCATAGAGGAAGAGCGGCAGTGA
- the LOC135675656 gene encoding serrate RNA effector molecule-like isoform X1, with protein sequence MAEVVDAPAEALDRGRDRQPEPRESPGDGSSSPPPPPPRRRDRDSRERRDDWPPSRRDDPHDPRNRSPPLPPPPPLGPPRDDKDREYRRRSSPSPPTYRERRHSPPRRSPPPGPFKRARRDDGGYDRRRGSPRGGYGPDDRRYGYDYGGGYNRRGWYRDERSHGRYTNRPSDCPDIGYGDYGDGPEVIQRGGLMSYKQFIQELEDDIFPAEAERRYEEYRSEYISTQKRAYFEAHKEEQWLKDKYHPTNLVAVIERRKEQARSVAKEFLLDLQSGTLDLGPGVTVSSTSKSGNGSEPNSEDEADTNGKRRRHNKGPAKENDLHSAALKAHPVSSEPRRIQADIEQAQALVRKLDMEKGIQDNVLSSSGHDKLDAEKSRGGSMGRIIIIRGLTTVKGLEGVELLDTLITYLWRIHGLDYYGMSETSELKGLRHVRADNKTHDGTNASGSDWEKKLDSFWLARLQGQDPLETLTAKDKIDAAATEALDPFVRKIRDEKYGWKYGCGAKGCTKLFHAPEYVHKHLRLKHPDLVIELTSKVREDLYFQNYMNDPNAPGGTPVMQQSALVKMQRRRPLLDNRLRDERGNRRDLDRNDRDDDRHDRSDNSPRDGNGSLEGENHEKLLYDAYGGQGLHGAFPSDIPPPLLLPVPGAGPLGPFIPAPPEIAMHMLRETGGPSSFESNGGSHGRKGRLGPQMSGPAPILPIPSAFRHDPRRIRSYQDLDAPDDEVTVVDYRSL encoded by the exons ATGGCGGAGGTCGTCGACGCGCCCGCCGAAGCGCTAGATCGAGGGCGGGATCGCCAGCCGGAGCCGCGCGAGAGCCCTGGCGACGGGTCCTCCTCCCCGCCGCCACCGCCTCCGAGGAGGAGGGACAGGGATTCGAGGGAGCGGAGGGACGATTGGCCCCCGAGCCGGCGGGATGATCCCCACGATCCGAGGAACCGCTCACCGCCGCTTCCCCCGCCTCCGCCTCTGGGGCCGCCGAGGGACGACAAGGATCGGGAGTACCGTAGGCGGAGCAGCCCGAGCCCACCGACGTACCGTGAACGCCGACATTCGCCTCCCCGCCGGTCCCCTCCGCCTGGGCCATTTAAGCGAGCTAGGAGGGATGACGGTGGATATGACCGGCGTCGAGGTAGCCCGAGAGGTGGTTATGGACCGGATGACAGAAG ATATGGCTATGATTATGGTGGTGGATACAATCGTAGAGGTTGGTACAGAGACGAGAGGTCTCATGGTCGCTATACAAATCGCCCATCTG ATTGTCCTGATATAGGATATGGTGATTATGGTGATGGCCCTGAGGTTATTCAAAG GGGAGGTTTGATGTCATATAAGCAGTTCATTCAAGAACTTGAAGATGATATTTTTCCTGCTGAAGCTGAACGCAG ATACGAGGAGTACAGGTCAGAGTACATCTCCACGCAGAAGCGAGCTTATTTTGAAGCTCATAAAGAAGAGCAATG GCTGAAAGACAAGTATCATCCAACTAACTTGGTAGCAGTCATTGAAAG GAGGAAAGAACAGGCCAGATCTGTTGCAAAGGAGTTCTTGCTTGATTTGCAGAGCGGGACACTTGACCT TGGTCCTGGAGTAACAGTTTCATCAACAAGCAAATCTGGGAATGGTAGTGAACCAAACTCTGAAGATGAGGCAGACACTAATGGAAAACGAAGAAGGCACAATAAGGGGCCAGCAAAAGAAAATGATCTGCACTCTGCTGCCCTTAAGGCACACCCAGTCAGTTCTGAGCCTCGGAGAATTCAAGCTGACATTGAACAAGCTCAGGCCTTGGTCCGTAAACTTGACATGGAGAAGGGTATACAGGATAATGTCCTCTCTAGTAGTGGTCATGATAAGTTGGATGCAGAGAAATCTCGTGGGGGATCCATGGGGCGAATTATCATTATACGTGGCCTGACTACTGTCAAGGGCCTTGAAGGTGTCGAATTGTTAGATACTTTGATCACATATCTGTGGCGCATCCATGGATTGGATTACTATGGCATGTCTGAGACATCTGAATTAAAGGGTCTTCGACATGTTAGGGCTGACAATAAGACTCATGATGGAACTAATGCTAGTGGATCTGACTGGGAGAAGAAACTTGATTCATTTTGGCTGGCAAGATTGCAAGGTCAGGATCCCTTGGAAACATTGACAGCCAAAGATAAGATTGATGCAGCAGCTACCGAGGCCCTAGATCCTTTTGTAAGGAAAATACGAGATGAAAAATATGGCTGGAAGTATGGATGTGGAGCTAAGGGCTGCACGAAACTTTTCCATGCTCCCGAATATGTTCATAAGCATCTTAGACTGAAACACCCAGACCTTGTGATCGAGCTCACCTCGAAAGTTCGAGAGGATCtgtattttcaaaattatatgaa TGATCCCAATGCACCAGGTGGGACACCTGTCATGCAGCAGTCTGCATTG GTGAAAATGCAAAGACGGAGGCCACTGTTAGATAACCGCCTTAGAGATGAACGTGGCAATCGCAGAGATCTTGACAGGAATGATAGAGATGATGACAGGCATGATAGGTCTGACAACTCCCCTCGCGATGGCAATGGTAGCTTGGAGGGGGAGAATCATGAGAAACTTCTATATGATGCTTATGGTGGACAAGGCTTGCATGGGGCATTTCCTTCGGATATTCCTCCTCCATTGTTGTTGCCTGTTCCTGGTGCTGG GCCACTAGGACCTTTTATCCCTGCCCCACCGGAGATTGCCATGCACATGTTGAGGGAGACTGGTGGGCCATCATCATTCGAGTCTAATGGTGGATCTCATGGTAGGAAGGGAAGGCTTGGTCCACAAATGAGTGGTCCAGCTCCAATTCTTCCTATACCTTCAGCATTTCGGCATGATCCCCGTCGAATAAGAAG TTACCAAGATCTTGATGCTCCAGATGATGAAGTGACCGTTGTAGACTATAGGAGTTTATAG
- the LOC135675656 gene encoding serrate RNA effector molecule-like isoform X2: MIPTIRGTAHRRFPRLRLWGRRGTTRIGSTVGGAARAHRRTVNADIRLPAGPLRLGHLSELGGMTVDMTGVEVAREVVMDRMTEDCPDIGYGDYGDGPEVIQRGGLMSYKQFIQELEDDIFPAEAERRYEEYRSEYISTQKRAYFEAHKEEQWLKDKYHPTNLVAVIERRKEQARSVAKEFLLDLQSGTLDLGPGVTVSSTSKSGNGSEPNSEDEADTNGKRRRHNKGPAKENDLHSAALKAHPVSSEPRRIQADIEQAQALVRKLDMEKGIQDNVLSSSGHDKLDAEKSRGGSMGRIIIIRGLTTVKGLEGVELLDTLITYLWRIHGLDYYGMSETSELKGLRHVRADNKTHDGTNASGSDWEKKLDSFWLARLQGQDPLETLTAKDKIDAAATEALDPFVRKIRDEKYGWKYGCGAKGCTKLFHAPEYVHKHLRLKHPDLVIELTSKVREDLYFQNYMNDPNAPGGTPVMQQSALVKMQRRRPLLDNRLRDERGNRRDLDRNDRDDDRHDRSDNSPRDGNGSLEGENHEKLLYDAYGGQGLHGAFPSDIPPPLLLPVPGAGPLGPFIPAPPEIAMHMLRETGGPSSFESNGGSHGRKGRLGPQMSGPAPILPIPSAFRHDPRRIRSYQDLDAPDDEVTVVDYRSL, encoded by the exons ATGATCCCCACGATCCGAGGAACCGCTCACCGCCGCTTCCCCCGCCTCCGCCTCTGGGGCCGCCGAGGGACGACAAGGATCGGGAGTACCGTAGGCGGAGCAGCCCGAGCCCACCGACGTACCGTGAACGCCGACATTCGCCTCCCCGCCGGTCCCCTCCGCCTGGGCCATTTAAGCGAGCTAGGAGGGATGACGGTGGATATGACCGGCGTCGAGGTAGCCCGAGAGGTGGTTATGGACCGGATGACAGAAG ATTGTCCTGATATAGGATATGGTGATTATGGTGATGGCCCTGAGGTTATTCAAAG GGGAGGTTTGATGTCATATAAGCAGTTCATTCAAGAACTTGAAGATGATATTTTTCCTGCTGAAGCTGAACGCAG ATACGAGGAGTACAGGTCAGAGTACATCTCCACGCAGAAGCGAGCTTATTTTGAAGCTCATAAAGAAGAGCAATG GCTGAAAGACAAGTATCATCCAACTAACTTGGTAGCAGTCATTGAAAG GAGGAAAGAACAGGCCAGATCTGTTGCAAAGGAGTTCTTGCTTGATTTGCAGAGCGGGACACTTGACCT TGGTCCTGGAGTAACAGTTTCATCAACAAGCAAATCTGGGAATGGTAGTGAACCAAACTCTGAAGATGAGGCAGACACTAATGGAAAACGAAGAAGGCACAATAAGGGGCCAGCAAAAGAAAATGATCTGCACTCTGCTGCCCTTAAGGCACACCCAGTCAGTTCTGAGCCTCGGAGAATTCAAGCTGACATTGAACAAGCTCAGGCCTTGGTCCGTAAACTTGACATGGAGAAGGGTATACAGGATAATGTCCTCTCTAGTAGTGGTCATGATAAGTTGGATGCAGAGAAATCTCGTGGGGGATCCATGGGGCGAATTATCATTATACGTGGCCTGACTACTGTCAAGGGCCTTGAAGGTGTCGAATTGTTAGATACTTTGATCACATATCTGTGGCGCATCCATGGATTGGATTACTATGGCATGTCTGAGACATCTGAATTAAAGGGTCTTCGACATGTTAGGGCTGACAATAAGACTCATGATGGAACTAATGCTAGTGGATCTGACTGGGAGAAGAAACTTGATTCATTTTGGCTGGCAAGATTGCAAGGTCAGGATCCCTTGGAAACATTGACAGCCAAAGATAAGATTGATGCAGCAGCTACCGAGGCCCTAGATCCTTTTGTAAGGAAAATACGAGATGAAAAATATGGCTGGAAGTATGGATGTGGAGCTAAGGGCTGCACGAAACTTTTCCATGCTCCCGAATATGTTCATAAGCATCTTAGACTGAAACACCCAGACCTTGTGATCGAGCTCACCTCGAAAGTTCGAGAGGATCtgtattttcaaaattatatgaa TGATCCCAATGCACCAGGTGGGACACCTGTCATGCAGCAGTCTGCATTG GTGAAAATGCAAAGACGGAGGCCACTGTTAGATAACCGCCTTAGAGATGAACGTGGCAATCGCAGAGATCTTGACAGGAATGATAGAGATGATGACAGGCATGATAGGTCTGACAACTCCCCTCGCGATGGCAATGGTAGCTTGGAGGGGGAGAATCATGAGAAACTTCTATATGATGCTTATGGTGGACAAGGCTTGCATGGGGCATTTCCTTCGGATATTCCTCCTCCATTGTTGTTGCCTGTTCCTGGTGCTGG GCCACTAGGACCTTTTATCCCTGCCCCACCGGAGATTGCCATGCACATGTTGAGGGAGACTGGTGGGCCATCATCATTCGAGTCTAATGGTGGATCTCATGGTAGGAAGGGAAGGCTTGGTCCACAAATGAGTGGTCCAGCTCCAATTCTTCCTATACCTTCAGCATTTCGGCATGATCCCCGTCGAATAAGAAG TTACCAAGATCTTGATGCTCCAGATGATGAAGTGACCGTTGTAGACTATAGGAGTTTATAG
- the LOC135675656 gene encoding serrate RNA effector molecule-like isoform X3 yields the protein MKDWHFTDCPDIGYGDYGDGPEVIQRGGLMSYKQFIQELEDDIFPAEAERRYEEYRSEYISTQKRAYFEAHKEEQWLKDKYHPTNLVAVIERRKEQARSVAKEFLLDLQSGTLDLGPGVTVSSTSKSGNGSEPNSEDEADTNGKRRRHNKGPAKENDLHSAALKAHPVSSEPRRIQADIEQAQALVRKLDMEKGIQDNVLSSSGHDKLDAEKSRGGSMGRIIIIRGLTTVKGLEGVELLDTLITYLWRIHGLDYYGMSETSELKGLRHVRADNKTHDGTNASGSDWEKKLDSFWLARLQGQDPLETLTAKDKIDAAATEALDPFVRKIRDEKYGWKYGCGAKGCTKLFHAPEYVHKHLRLKHPDLVIELTSKVREDLYFQNYMNDPNAPGGTPVMQQSALVKMQRRRPLLDNRLRDERGNRRDLDRNDRDDDRHDRSDNSPRDGNGSLEGENHEKLLYDAYGGQGLHGAFPSDIPPPLLLPVPGAGPLGPFIPAPPEIAMHMLRETGGPSSFESNGGSHGRKGRLGPQMSGPAPILPIPSAFRHDPRRIRSYQDLDAPDDEVTVVDYRSL from the exons ATGAAGGATTGGCATTTTACAG ATTGTCCTGATATAGGATATGGTGATTATGGTGATGGCCCTGAGGTTATTCAAAG GGGAGGTTTGATGTCATATAAGCAGTTCATTCAAGAACTTGAAGATGATATTTTTCCTGCTGAAGCTGAACGCAG ATACGAGGAGTACAGGTCAGAGTACATCTCCACGCAGAAGCGAGCTTATTTTGAAGCTCATAAAGAAGAGCAATG GCTGAAAGACAAGTATCATCCAACTAACTTGGTAGCAGTCATTGAAAG GAGGAAAGAACAGGCCAGATCTGTTGCAAAGGAGTTCTTGCTTGATTTGCAGAGCGGGACACTTGACCT TGGTCCTGGAGTAACAGTTTCATCAACAAGCAAATCTGGGAATGGTAGTGAACCAAACTCTGAAGATGAGGCAGACACTAATGGAAAACGAAGAAGGCACAATAAGGGGCCAGCAAAAGAAAATGATCTGCACTCTGCTGCCCTTAAGGCACACCCAGTCAGTTCTGAGCCTCGGAGAATTCAAGCTGACATTGAACAAGCTCAGGCCTTGGTCCGTAAACTTGACATGGAGAAGGGTATACAGGATAATGTCCTCTCTAGTAGTGGTCATGATAAGTTGGATGCAGAGAAATCTCGTGGGGGATCCATGGGGCGAATTATCATTATACGTGGCCTGACTACTGTCAAGGGCCTTGAAGGTGTCGAATTGTTAGATACTTTGATCACATATCTGTGGCGCATCCATGGATTGGATTACTATGGCATGTCTGAGACATCTGAATTAAAGGGTCTTCGACATGTTAGGGCTGACAATAAGACTCATGATGGAACTAATGCTAGTGGATCTGACTGGGAGAAGAAACTTGATTCATTTTGGCTGGCAAGATTGCAAGGTCAGGATCCCTTGGAAACATTGACAGCCAAAGATAAGATTGATGCAGCAGCTACCGAGGCCCTAGATCCTTTTGTAAGGAAAATACGAGATGAAAAATATGGCTGGAAGTATGGATGTGGAGCTAAGGGCTGCACGAAACTTTTCCATGCTCCCGAATATGTTCATAAGCATCTTAGACTGAAACACCCAGACCTTGTGATCGAGCTCACCTCGAAAGTTCGAGAGGATCtgtattttcaaaattatatgaa TGATCCCAATGCACCAGGTGGGACACCTGTCATGCAGCAGTCTGCATTG GTGAAAATGCAAAGACGGAGGCCACTGTTAGATAACCGCCTTAGAGATGAACGTGGCAATCGCAGAGATCTTGACAGGAATGATAGAGATGATGACAGGCATGATAGGTCTGACAACTCCCCTCGCGATGGCAATGGTAGCTTGGAGGGGGAGAATCATGAGAAACTTCTATATGATGCTTATGGTGGACAAGGCTTGCATGGGGCATTTCCTTCGGATATTCCTCCTCCATTGTTGTTGCCTGTTCCTGGTGCTGG GCCACTAGGACCTTTTATCCCTGCCCCACCGGAGATTGCCATGCACATGTTGAGGGAGACTGGTGGGCCATCATCATTCGAGTCTAATGGTGGATCTCATGGTAGGAAGGGAAGGCTTGGTCCACAAATGAGTGGTCCAGCTCCAATTCTTCCTATACCTTCAGCATTTCGGCATGATCCCCGTCGAATAAGAAG TTACCAAGATCTTGATGCTCCAGATGATGAAGTGACCGTTGTAGACTATAGGAGTTTATAG